The genomic segment GTGATCTGCCAGCACCGCAGGTCCACCGACCCGTAGGCGGGGCAATCCGGTTTTCCGCAATCCAGTTCCTCCCAGCATTTGAGAAGGTCTGCGTTGGCGTAGCGCACCGTAAAGTCCCCGTTCTCGGCCTGCCTCATGAGCTCCACCAGGCTGTTGATCGGCTTCATAATGGAAAAACTGAGGATAATCACGACGGCGACACCCAGCACGATGGCCACCGAGCCCAGTATAAGAGCAAAACGCGTTGTGCCCGAGCCACGAGCGCTGATGTCGCCGATGGCCACCTCCAACTTCAGGACTCCATCCTCCTTGAGGGTGGCAACCTGGGCGAGGAGATTGACTTTTCGGGTGCTGAACTGCTCGGTAAGAGCGGCAATACGGTCGTACTCCATGTAAAGGGAGGCCAGGTAGAGATCCTCCCCGGTCTTGAAAAGTTCCTGCACCTCGCTGCTTAATATCTCCAGTGAGCGGACGGTTTTCGTTCGGTCAACCATGAGGGTTTTGAGCTCTTCGATACGCCGGGTGAGGCCAGCCTGGACATCCTCGGCGTCATCGATAAAGGTCTGGGTTCCCGACTCGGTGGATGCTTCGATGCCAAGGACGATGAGGTTGATGGAGCTTTCGATGTCCAGGCTGGCAAGGGCCTGGGGGAACGCCTCGTCCCGGATCGTTTCGAGGCTTTCCGTCATCCCGCCGGTGATCATGATGCTGGAAGCCACCATGGCAGCGACCAGCAGGATGTTGATCCCGAAGCCCAGCATGAGTTTACGGCGAAGGGTCAATCGCGCTTTGCGTTTCAGGTTGAACATGTTTTCCTCACCATGAGTGAAAGGAGCTTGGCACCGTCCCTAATTCCGGACCGGTTTTCCGGCTTTCTGCCAGCCCATGATCCCGCCATCCAGACATCCCTGGACATCGTACCCCTTACTCGACAGGTAGGGAACTGCTGTGATCGACTGTTTGCCGTAGTGACAGGCGATGATCAGTTTCTTGCCTTCCGGGATCTCGCTCAGCTTCTCTTCG from the bacterium genome contains:
- a CDS encoding rhodanese-like domain-containing protein is translated as MRVNLIKPDELEKTLEADPTFLIIDIRDDDVYSAMRLPYENVLHLPLAYLEEKLSEIPEGKKLIIACHYGKQSITAVPYLSSKGYDVQGCLDGGIMGWQKAGKPVRN